ACCTGGTCATAGTCGACCCGGCCCGCCACGGGGAGCCCGCCGAACTGGCGCATCAGTACCCGGACGTGGAGTTCGGCCGCTACGTGGAGATCACGGACGCCGACAGTCTCGAGGACGCCTGCCGCGCCGCGCGCCTCGACAAGTGGAGCCTCCTCTACTTCCGGGACCCCACCAAGATCCCGCTGGAGATCGTGCTGGCCGCCGCGGCCGGAGCGGAGGGCAGCATCATCACGCAGGTGGCCGACGTCGAGGAGGGAGAGATCGTCTTCGGCGTCCTCGAACACGGCTCCGACGGCGTGATGCTCGCCCCCCGCACGGTGGGGGAGGCGACCGAACTCAAGGCCGCCGCGGTCAGCAAGGCGGCGGACCTGCCGCTGGTGGAGCTTGAGGTCACCGGGATCCGGCGTGTGGGGATGGGGGAGCGTGCGTGCGTCGACACCTGCACGAACTTCCGTCTCGACGAAGGCATTCTCGTCGGCTCGCACTCCACCGGCATGATCCTTTGCTGCAGCGAGACGCACCCGCTGCCGTACATGCCGACACGGCCGTTCCGGGTCAATGCCGGTGCGCTGCACTCGTACACCCTGTCGGCCGAGGGGCGGACCAACTACCTCAGTGAACTCGTCTCCGGCGGCCGGGTGCTGGCTGTCGACTCGCAGGGCAAGTCGCGGGTGGTCACCGTGGGCAGGGTCAAGATCGAGACGCGTCCGCTGCTCGCGATCGACCTGGTCGCGGCCTCAGGGGTGAAGGTCAACCTCATCGTCCAGGACGACTGGCATGTACGTGTGCTCGGTCCGGGCGGCACGGTCCTGAACGTCACGGACCTGACGCCGGGCACGAAGGTGCTCGGCCACCTGCCGGTCGAGCAGCGGCACGTCGGCTACCCGATCGACGAGTTCTGCATCGAGAAGTGAGCGACGGCAGCGAGGCGAGGCGAGCGGTGGCCGCGATGACCGCTCGACCCGTGCTGGATTTCCATGTACGTCTGGCTCCCCGGCCCGGGGCCGGGGAGCGGCTCCTGTCGGCCATGGACGACAGCGGGCTGGAGCGGGCCGTGGTGTGCGCCGGCGGCACCATCGACCTGGACCGCCTGGCCCGCCAGCTCGTCGAGGGCGGGTACGTCGAGACCGATGCCGACAACGACACGGTGCTGAAGACCTGCGCGGACACGGACGGGCGCCTGGTGCCGTTCTACTTCGCCAACCCGCACCGCCCGAGCGAGGAATACCGTTCCAGGGCCGCCGAGTTCCGCGGCCTGGAGGTCTCGCCCGCCGTGCACGGCATCGGTCTGGCCGACCCCCGTGTCGAGGAACTGGTCGGTGTGGCGGCCGAGTTCGGCCACCCGGTCTATGTGGTGTGCCTGTCCCGGCCCGGGGCGGGCGTCGCCGACCTGGTCGGTGTGGCCCGCCGGTTCCCGCAGGTGAACTTCGTGCTCGGGCACAGCGGCATCGGCAACATCGACTTCCACGCGCTCACCCTGATCCGGGACGAGCTCAACATCGTGCTGGAGACCTCCGGCGGCTACACCTGCGTGGCCGAGGCGGCGGTGAGCCGCCTCGGGGCCGAGCGCGTGGTGTTCGGCTCCGAGTATCCGCTCCAGCACCCGGCCGTGGAGCTTGCCAAGTTCCAGGTGCTGCGGCTGCCGCCCGAGCAGTGGCGGCAGATCGCCTGGGACAACGCGCACCGACTCTTGGGAGAGGAACAGCAGTGACCGACCCCCACGCGAGCCTGCCTCGACTCGGCCAGTGGAACGGCCCGGAGGAGCTGCGGCTCCTGCAGGAGAAACAGCTCCAGCAAACCGTCACCTGGGCCGCCCGCTCACCCTTCTACCGTCGGCGGCTGAACGGCACAGCCCTGCCCACGACCCCCTCCGACCTCGCCGCGCTGCCGTTGACCACCAAGCAGGACCTGCGCGACAACTACCCCTTCGGCATGCTCGCCGTCCCGAAGGAACGGCTGGCCACCTACCACGAGTCGAGCGGGACCGCCGGGCACCCCACCCCCTCGTACTACACGCAAGAGGACTGGGCCGACCTGGCGGAGCGCTTCGCCCGCAAGTGGATAGGGATCTCCGGCGCGGACACCTTCCTGGTCCGCACGCCGTACGCGCTGCTTCTGACGGGACATCTCGCGCATGCCGCCGGCCGTCTGCACGGCGCCACGGTGGTGCCCGGTGACAACCGGTCGCTGGCCATGCCGTACGCCCGCGTGGTCCGCGTCATGCACGACCTGGACGTATCGCTGACCTGGTCGGTACCGACCGAATGCCTCATCTGGGCCGCCGCGGCGAAAGCGGCCGGGCACCGGCCGGACACCGACTTCCCCGGACTGCGTGCGCTGTTCGTCGGCGGAGAGCCGCTCACCTCCGCCCGCCGCCGCCGGATCAGCCGGCTGTGGGGGGTACCGGTGATCGAGGAGTACGGCTCCACGGAGACCGGCAGCCTCGCCGGGGAGTGCGAGCACGGCCGGATGCACCTGTGGGCCGACCGGGCGCTGTTCGAGGTGTACGACCCGCGGACGGGCACGGTCAGCGCGGACGGCGAGGGCGAACTCGTGGTCACGCCCCTGTTCCGCGAGGCGATGCCCCTGCTGCGCTACAACCTTGAGGACAACGTGTCGGTCTCCTACGACGACTGCGCCTGCGGGTGGGGCCTGCCCACGGTCCAGGTGCTCGGCAGAGCGGCGTTCGGCCACCAGGTCGGCGGCGCGACGATCACCCAGCACAAGCTCGAGGAGCTCGTCTTCTCCCTGCCGGACTCCTACGAGGTGTTGTTCTGGCGGGCGAGGGCGGAACCGACCGTACTGCGCATCGAGATCGAGGTGCCCGAGGAGCACCGGGCCGCCGCCCAGGCGGAACTGGAGGCCTCGGTGCGCGCCGTGCTCGGCGTCAGCAGCGAGGTCACCGGCCTGGCCCCGGGGACTCTGATACCCCACGAGGCGCTGACCGCCATGCCTGATGTGGTGAAACCACGCAGCCTCTTCGGGCCCGACGAGGACTGGGGCAAAGCGCTCCTCTACTACTGAGGAGGACGACGACATGCCGCAGATGAGGGTGGCCGTGGCCGGCGGCGGAATCGCCGGCCTCGTCCTGGCCGTCGCGCTCCGCCGGGCCGGCATCGACTGCCACGTCTATGAGCAGGCGGAACATCTGACCGAGGTCGGCGCAGGGGTCCAGGTGGCGCCCAACGCCAGCCGGCTTCTCCGCCGCCTCGGCCTGCGAGACCGCTTGCGCAGCATCGCTGTCGCACCGCAGGCGATCGAGATGCGCCGCTGGGACGACGGCACGCTGCTGCAGCGGACTCCGCTGGGTGAACCGTGCCGCCGCCGCTTCGGAGCGCCGTACTACACCGTGCACCGTGCGGACCTGCACAGCAGCCTGCTCGCGCTCCTTCCGCCCGACCGCATCCACCTCGGGGCCCGTTGTGCCGCCGTGTCGCAGGACCAGGACGCGGCCCGGCTGCACCTGTCGGACGGCACGGTCGTCGCTGCGGACCTCGTCGTGGGCGCCGACGGCATTCACTCGCTCGTGCGGGAGCAGATCGTGGCCGACCGGCCGCGCTATTCCGGGCAGACGATCTACCGGGGTCTGGTTCCGGCCGAGCGGGTGCGCCACCTGCTCGACGAGCCGTGTGTGCGGCTGTGGTTCGGACCGGACCAGCACTGCGTGTGCTACCCGGTGTCAGCCGGACGGCAGGTGAGTTTCGGCGCGACCGTGGCCGCATCGGACTGGCGGGAGGAGTCCTGGTCGGCGCGGGGTGACGTCGCCGAACTGGCAGCCGCGTACAAGGGCTGGCACCCGGATGTCGTGCGGCTCATCGGTGCGGCGGACACGGTCAGCAGATGGGCGCTGCACGATCGCGACAGCATCGACCGGCTCAGTTCGGGGCGGGTGACCGTCATCGGTGACGCCGCGCACCCGATGCTGCCGTTCCAGGCACAGGGCGCGAACCAGGCGGTCGAGGACGCCGTCGTACTCGCTGTCTGTCTGGCCGGGGCGGGATCGGGCGGCCTGGAAGGGGCGTTGCGCCGCTACGAGCGGATCCGTCTGCCGCGTGTCACACGGATCCAGCACCAGTCACGCGACAACGCCAGGACCTTCCACCTGGACGACGGGGACGAGCAGCACAGCCGCGACGCGGCGGCCCGGGCCTCGTCGGGCCTGGACCATCAGCAATGGCTGTTCGGGTACGACGCCGAGGAAGCCGCCACGACCAGCAGGAGCCCTCAATGGAACTGACCGGTATCGAGTCGACGGTCGCACTGGTCACCGGTGCGGCCCAGGGAATCGGTGCCGCGGTGGCCGGCACCCTGGCAGGCGCGGGAGCACAGGTCGCGGCCGTGGACCGCAACGCCGAGGCGCTCGCCACCGTCGTGACCAAACTCGAGGCCGAGGGCGTGTCCGTGCGCGGCTACGCCGTGGACGTGTGCGACAGCCGGGCGGTGGACGCGCTCGTGCGGCGGGTCGAGGACGAACAGGGGCCCATCGGCATCCTCGTCAACGCGGCCGGTGTCCTGCACACCGGCCGGGTGGTCGATCTGCCCGACGGCCAGTGGGACGAGATCTTCTCGGTCAACGCGGGCGGCGTGTTCCACATGTCGCGAGCGGTGGCCCGGCGGATGATGGGCCGCCGCCGGGGCGCGATGGTGACCGTGGCGTCCAACGCCGCGGGCGTGCCGCGCGTGGACATGGCTGCCTATGCCGCGTCGAAGGCGGCCTCCGCGCAGTTCACCCGGTGCCTGGGCCTTGAGCTCGCCGACTTCGGGATCAGGTGCAACATCGTGTCGCCCGGCTCGACCGACACTCCCATGCTGCGCTCGATGCTCGGCGACGGCACCGATCCGCGGCAGGCGATCGAGGGATCGCCCGCCGCCTATCGCGTCGGAATCCCCCTGCGGAAGGTGGCCAAGCCGCGGGACGTGGCGGAGGCGGTCGCGTACCTCGTGTCCGACCAGGCGGGCCACGTCACGATGCACGATCTGTACGTCGATGGTGGCGCGGCCCTGCACGTATGAGGTCGACGGACGAGTCAACGGACGAGCGGACGGACCCAGGAGGCGAACCATGGCCATGACCCCGATCGCGCCCTACCGCATGCCGGGCGACGGCGATCTGCCGAGCGCGGCGGTGCCCTGGCGCCCGCGTCCGGACCGGGCGGTCGTACTGGTGCATGACATGCAGCGGTACTTCCTGCGCCCGTTCCCGGCGGGGGAGTCCCCACGGAGCGAGCTCGTCGCCAACGTGGCGAAGCTCCTGGCAGCGGCACGTGCCTCAGGGGTGCCCGTGCTGTACACGGCACAGCCGGGGGGCATGAACGCGCAGGACCGCGGGCTGTTGAACGACTTCTGGGGCCCCGGCATGAGCGCCGACGAATCCGACCGGGGCATCGCCGACGAGGTGGCCCCCGAGCCGGGCGACACGGTGCTGACCAAATGGCGCTACAGCGCGTTCTTCCGGAGCGACCTGGAGGAACGGCTGCGACGCGCGGGACGGGACCAGCTCATCGTCTGCGGCGTCTATGCGCACATGGGCTGCCTCATCACCGCCTGCGACGCGTACAGCCGCGACATACAGCCGTTCCTCGTGGCCGACGCACTGGCCGACCTCACGCTCGACGACCACCTCATGGCGCTTCGCTATGCCGCGGATCGCTGCGCGGTGCCGCTGTCCGTGGCCGACGTGCTGGCCGACCTGGAGCCCGAGTCGGCGCCTGTCGAAATAGCGTGAATGCGCGGTGAATTCCCCTTACCGGGCCGGGATACGGTCGGCCGACCGGTCATCCGGCCGTGATATCGAATGCAGAGAGGGACACATCAATGTCCGATCGCACTCAAGTCGTTGTCATCGGCGGAACGTCGGGACTCGGGCGGCATTTCGCCCAGGCGTGTGCCGAGCGAGGAAACGATGTGGTCATCACCGGCCGTACGGAGGATCGGACCAAAGCCGTCGCCCATGAAATCGGTGGGCGGACACGTGGACTCGCACTGGACCTGACCGATCCGGAGCAGATCGAGGCCGGCCTCGCCGATGTGCGGCGTGTCGACCGGCTGGTGCTCGCGGCGGTGAACCGGGACCACAACACGGTTCGCGACTACCGTCCGACCGACGCGACGCGCCTGCTGACGGTGAAACTCACCGGCTATACGGCGGTGTTGCACGCGCTGGCCCCGCGCATGCCCGAGGATGCCGCGGCCGTCCTGCTCGGCGGCCTGGCCAGTCACCGGCCCTACCCCGGTTCCACGACCGTGACGACCGCCAACGGCGGCATCAGCGCGCTGGTCAGAACGCTTGCGGTGGAGCTCTCGCCGATCCGGGTCAACGCCCTGCACCCGAGCATCGTCTCCGACACGCCGTTCTGGAGCGACAAGCCCGGTGCCCGCGAGGCCGCGGCGACGCGGGCGCTGACCAAGCGGCCGGTGACGATGCAGGACTGCACCGAGGCGATCTCTTTTCTGCTGGAGAACCGCTCGATCAACGGCATCAACCTGAACATCGACGGCGGCGACGTGCTCATCTGACGCTTGTCATGATCTGCCACGGCCCCCAGCGGCCGGTCGCGCCCTGCCCGTGCTCCCGCTCCGCGCGCGCGTAGCGGGAGAGATCACGGGCCGAGAACAGGGCCATGCCCGCGTGGAAGCCCGTCACCGGTACGGGAAGCCGCGCCCAGTAGGCGGGTTCGCCGTCGACGCGGAACTCCACCTTCGACGTCTCGGCCCGGTAGGTGACGGCATAGCGGTGCTCGAGACCCGGTTCCGTCGGCACGTCCAGGACCACCCGGTGGATGTAGTGCTCGTGCGGAAGCGTCACACCCGGGATCACCAGGCGTTCGACCAGGGCGTAGAGGGTGTCGTTGGTGGCCGCGGCATTGAGCACGACGCCGGTGTCCAGGTCGAAGAGGTTCACCGTGCCGAAGGCGTCGAGCGGGTCATGGGGAATCTGGCCGTAGGTCCGCACCCCCATCTCGACCTCGAACGTCAGGTCGCCCGCCGCCGGCACGGGGAAGCGCCGCACCGATTGGTACATCTGCTTGGCGTTGTTCTGCCGCGGGTCCGTGTCGTGGAAGCGGGTGAACGGGTTGACGGTCACCTCGAACCGGCCCTCATCGATGCGCATCCGTGCGTTGCGGTCCTGATATTGGTGCCGTTCACCGTCGGCCCCGTTTATCGCCATGATTTGCCAGCGGGCGGAATCGAGCTCGCGGCTGGTGAAATCGTCGTACGTCCAGACGTTCTTCTCCGGTGCCGATGTCATGGGGACACCATCGGCGTCCCCGTCCTCGCCGGACATCACACGTTCACGCGGTTCGGCCGGGGCGCCACGCCATTTCTCCACCGCGGTCCGGTAATCCCGTGAATGAGCCATGTCCGCGCGGGGGTTGGTGGCCGAAACTGCCGTTCTGACCGCCACGTCACGACGTCGTGACGACGGCGAACTCATACAGGAAGAGGTGTCATGGGCACGATGAACTCACCGGCGGACGATGACCGCTATGCCGCCGTACATGGCAGCGCCCAGTTCAAGACCCTGCGTCGGCAGTCCAATGCCTTCATCCTCTGGGCGAGTGTCATCTTCTTCGGGTGGTGGTTCCTCGGGTGCGCGCTCGCCACCTTCGCCCCGGACTTCTTCCGGCAAGGGATCGGCGGCCCCATGAACCTGGGCCTGCTGTTCGTGCTGCTGTCGTTCGCCTTCGTGGTGACGACCTCTGCGGTGTACCTGCGATACGCCCGTACACGACTGGATCCCCTCAGCGAGCGGATCCGGGCGGACCTGGAAGGAGACCTCCGATGAGCAGCACCATTTTCCTCGCCGACCCACCACCCCCGGTCGACAACACGTGGGCAGCTCCCGCCGTTGCCATCCCTCTCACCATCGCCGTCGCCGTCCTGGTGTTCTTCCTGGTGAAGGCGGTGGGCCGCAGAACAAGCGGCCCGGACGGCTTCCTGCTCGACGACCGGAAGATCGGCCCGGGGCAGAACGCCGTGGCGCTGGCCTCCGCACCCATCATGTACTCGACCATGTTCATCATCACCGGTCACATCGCACTGAGCGGCTACGACGCCGTTCTCCTGCTGACGGCCTTCACGATGTCCATGATGCTCGGAGTGCTGATCTTCGCCTCGCCCATGCGCAACCTGGGTGTACGCACGCTGGGCGACCTCTTCGCGCTGCGGGCCCGTGAACGTCCGGCGCGCATCGCGTCGGCCGTCGTCATCCTGCTGATCTACACCATGTTCACGATCATCAGCATGGCCGCGGTCGCCTTCATCTTCAACCGGTGGTTCGGTCTCGACGCCCTCGTCGTCCTGGCCCTCATGGTCGCCGTCGTCGGCCTGGTCACCGTGCTGTACGTATACGTGGGCGGCATGGCGGGAGTCACCCGGATCCTGGTGTTCAAGGCCGCTCTCGCCTTCGCCGTGGTGGCGGTGCTGACCACGCTGGTGCTCGCCAAGTTCAACATGAACCCCCTCAGCCTGCTCGAAGAGGCCGAGGCCAACGCCGTGGCGCACAAGGCGGGTTACGACCTGCTGGGTCCCGGACGCCTGTTCGGCGAGGGCTCGGACCGGTGGATCCACCTGTCGAAGCTCTTCTGCATCGTCGTCGGGGTCGCGGCGATCCCGTTCCTCTTCATGCGCAACTTCGCGGTCACCAGCGGACAGGACGCGCGGAAGTCGGCCGGCTGGGCGTCGATGATGGTCGTGGCGTTCTACCTGTGCATGTCCGTCGTCGGCCTGGGCGCCGTCGCGGTGCTCGGCGGCGAGAACATCGGCGTGATCAAGCCCCACCGTGACATCAGCCTGCCCAAGCTCGCGGACGACCTCGGCGGGCCACTGATGGTCGGCGTGCTCGCCGTGATCGCACTGCTGACGATCGTCGGAGTCTTCGCGGCCCTCCTGATCAACGCGGTGACAGCCGTCACCAGGGACATCAACGTGGTGCGGGGACGGCGGCTGGACCCGGTCGCCGAACTGCGCGACATCCGGCGCAACGTGAAGATCATCGGCATCGCGTCCGTCGTCGGCGGCGTCGCGATGCTGCCGGTGCGGACCCACATCTTCATCCCGACCTCGATCGACGTGGCGGGCGCCGCGGTCCTCCCGGCCGTCGTCTACGCGCTGTTCTGGCGGCGGTTCAACACCTCCGGACTGCTGTGGACGGTCTACGGAGGAATCGCCGTGACCATGTTCATGGTCGTGTTCTCCAACGGGGTGTCGGCCGAGGAGGACGCGATCTTCCCCGGCGCCGACTTCAAGTTCGTCGACATCGAACCCGGAATGATCTCGGTGCCGGTCGCCTTCCTGCTGGGCTACATCGGCACGCTCCTCAGCAAGGAGCGCAACGACGCCGGCTTCGCCGAGCTGCAGGTCCGCGCCCTCACGGGTGCCGCGGCTCCCTCTCGCGAGGAAGCCCCGCCCAGCGGCGTCACGGTCAAGAGCGATCCGGAGAGCCGGACGCCCAGCGAAGCGCACTGAACAACCGCGAACGGTGTGGGGCGGTCCGAACCGCCCCACACCCCTGGGGAGGTAATCGTGGATCCGGCACCGGTTCTCGTCGTGGGCGCAGGCCCCGTCGGCATGGTCACCGCGCTGGCGCTCGCACGCCAAGGCGTCCACTGCGTGCTCGTCGACCGGGACTTCGAGACGTCCGTCCATCCGAAGCTCGACTACGTCAACTCCCGCAGCATGGAGTTCTTCCGGCAACTCGGCATCGCCGATGACATCCGGTCCGCCGGTGTCGGGCCCGAACATCCCGCCGACGTGATCTGGTCGACCGGCCTCGCGGGCGAGCCGATCACGTCATGGGAACTCCCCTCGGTGGCCGAGGAGTGGCGACGCATCGCCGAGCACAACGACGGCACCCAGCCCACCGAACCCGGCCAGCGGATCTCACAGATCGACCTGGAGCCGGTCCTGCGGGCCCACTGCCGACGCAGCGCACTGATCGATCTGCGCTGCGGACTGCGGCTCGAATCCCTCACCCAGGACGACGAGGGGGTGACCGGCCACCTGGCCGAGGTGATGACCGACGACCGGGTCGAGATCCGGTCCCGGTACGTCATCGGATGCGACGGCGCGTCGAGCCGGGTCCGCGACGCCGTGGGCATCGGCCAGCAGGGCTTCGACGTACCCGGACTGCCGGGCGCCTTCATGGTCCACTTCAAGAGCCGCGACCTGGAGACCCTGCACCGGCACGGCCGGTTCTGGCACTACTTCGCCTTCAGGTACGTCCTCATCGCCCAGGACGAGGTGGACACCTGGACCGCACACGTCAACGGCATGGATCCCTCCGAATTCGACACCCCGCCGGCCGATCCGGCCGCCTTCCTGCTCGACACGATGCAGGCGGACCTGAAGATCGACAAGGTGCTGCTGACGTCCCGCTGGCGCCCCGGCTTCATGATCGCCGACCGCTACCGCGCCGGACGGGTCCTCCTCGCGGGCGACAGTGCCCATCGCATGTTCCCGACCGGTGCCTACGGAATGAACACGGGCATCGGCGACGCGATGGACGCCGCCTGGAAGATCGCCGCAGCCGTCAAGGGCTTCGGCGGCCCCGCACTGCTCGACAGCTACGAGGCCGAGCGCCGCCCGGTGGGCCTGCGCAACATGCACACCTCGCACCGCCACCTCGGCGTACACCTCCAGGCAGGCCAACTCCTGCGTGAGGGCGCCTCGTTGAAGGACATCGCGGCGTTCCTCGACGCCGAACGGGGCGAGAACGAGTACAGGGGCATCGAGCTGGGCTACCGCTACACCGATTCGCCCGTCGTCTGCCACGAGGATGCGCCCGAACCCCCGTGGAGCCCCCGGCAGTACCGGCCGACGACCTGGCCGGGAAGCCGCCCGCCCAGTCTCCTCCTCGACGACGGAACGCCGGTCTACGACCGCTTCGGCCCGTCCTTCACGCTCGTCGACTTCGTGGGCGACGGCAGGGCCGACACGCTCCTCCAGGAGGCCGAAGCTCAAGGCCTGCCGGTCCGCCACGCGGTGCTGACCGGCAACACCGGCGCCCGCAGGGCCTGGGAGCGAGACCTCGTACTTCTCAGACCCGACCACCATGTGGCCTGGCGTGGGGACAAGGCCCACCCGGATCCGGCCGCCGTGATCCGGCGCATACGAGGCGCCGTGTGAGGCCATGTGCGATTCCCCGAAGCACGTAGCGCCGATCTCTCGACGGGAGCACTCATGCAGCCATCCAGCTCCGCGGTGGACTTCACCAGACTCGGGCCGTGGGAGGACATGCCGGCGGCCCAGCAACCGGACTGGCGGGACCACGCCGAATACCGCGAGGCCCGCGACGGCCTCGCGTCGGCTCCGCCCCTGGTGGGGGCCGCGGAGATCCGGCGGCTGCGGCAGTCACTGTCGAGACTGGTGACGACGGAGGCACTCCTCCTGCAACTGGGCGACTGCGCCGAGAGCTTCTACGAATGCGAGCCGAGGCACATCGCGCAGAAGCTGCGTGTCATCGACCGTCTCGGTGATCGGTTCAGCGAGCTCACCGGCCGGAGCGTCATACGTGTCGGCCGCATGGGCGGGCAGTTCGCCAAACCCAGGTCGCAGCCGACCGAACGGCACGGCGCGCTGACCATCCCCTCCTTCCAGGGGCACTTGATCAATTCCGAGATCGCCTCGCCGGTCACCCGCGAGGCCAACCCGCGGCGGATGCTGTGGGCCTATGAGGCCAGCGACAAAGTGCAGCGGGCGCTGCGCAGGCACCGCCAGGGGGGATACCGCCTGCCGGCGACGGAAGGGCCGTGGTCGAGCCACGAGGCCCTGGTGATCGACTACGAGTCCCGACTGGTCCGTCGCGACCCGGACACGGAAGACCTGTACCTGGCGTCGACGCATCTGCCGTGGGTGGGGGAGCGGACGCGCCGGCCGGCCGACGCACATGTCGCCCTGCTCTCCGCCGTAGTCAATCCGGTGGGGTGCAAGATCGGGCCGACCGCGGACCCGGACGACGTACTGCGCGTGTGCGAGGCGCTCGACCCGCACAGAGAGCCCGGCCGCCTCGTGCTGATTCCGCGGATGGGCCGGGACCGGATCCAGGAAGCCCTGCCGCCCATCGTCCGTCGTGTGGTGAATGCCGGACACCCGGTGGTCTGGCTGAGCGACCCCATGCACGGCAACACCGTCAAGACACGGCTCGGCCTGAAGACACGTCATCTCGACGACGTGATCACCGAGGCGCTGCGGTTCCGCGACATCCTCGAGACGAACCGGCAGCACGCGGCCGGGCTCCACATCGAGGTCGCGGCGGACGACGTGACGGAATGCATCGGCGGATCAGTGGAGAGCGAGGCCGACCTGCAGCGTCACTACACCTCGCTGTGCGATCCGAGGCTCAACGCCGACCAGGCCGTCGAGCTCATCGAGGCATGGGCCAAAGGGGCCGCTGCGGACCGCTCCTGACGGTGCCCCGCGGCCGCGCCCGCGCACCTGCCACCAGGGTCCTGGCCGGTTCCGCGTTCAGGAGCTCGTGGCCCCGTGCGGAACGGTGGCCGTCGTCACCATGTCCACGGTCACCGCGAGTTCAGGCTGCGACCCCGCCCGCTGTTCGAGTTCCTGGGCCAGCTCCAGCCAGGCTGCGGCGCATGAGCGGGCCAGCCCGGCCACGGAGTTCCGCCAGTGCGGCGGCACGGCATCGATCAGCCCGCCCCATTCGACCGGGTCGATCAAATGGCCGTCGACCCACCGGACGAAGGCGCGGCCGTTCTCCGCGTACCGCACCGCGGGGTCCCTGCTCAGATCGCCACGCACCGACGGCCAGTCGATGTTCTGCCGCGCGGTCCCCGTGCTCTGCCGCTCCGAGGACGGCTCTCCCTGCCGCTGTGCCACCAGCGCGTCGGCGACGGAGGGTTGGTGCTCCTGGGCGGTGCCCCGCCGGGGGGACAACACCGGGCTCCGGCCCGCTCGAAGGCGTTCGCGCACGTCCCGCGCAGTCCCTACCGAGACGCCGGCCTCCCGGGCAATGGCCCGCAGGGGAGCGTCTGGGGTCCTGGCGATCACCTCGCTCGCCCG
This Streptomyces sp. NBC_01283 DNA region includes the following protein-coding sequences:
- a CDS encoding 3-dehydroquinate synthase II family protein, translated to MKLCWLDIRSANGAKEAIVEEAVHQRVDAIVAADPADLEPLPPTVKKVLFPQNQPLPEKLEPADLVIVDPARHGEPAELAHQYPDVEFGRYVEITDADSLEDACRAARLDKWSLLYFRDPTKIPLEIVLAAAAGAEGSIITQVADVEEGEIVFGVLEHGSDGVMLAPRTVGEATELKAAAVSKAADLPLVELEVTGIRRVGMGERACVDTCTNFRLDEGILVGSHSTGMILCCSETHPLPYMPTRPFRVNAGALHSYTLSAEGRTNYLSELVSGGRVLAVDSQGKSRVVTVGRVKIETRPLLAIDLVAASGVKVNLIVQDDWHVRVLGPGGTVLNVTDLTPGTKVLGHLPVEQRHVGYPIDEFCIEK
- a CDS encoding amidohydrolase family protein — translated: MTARPVLDFHVRLAPRPGAGERLLSAMDDSGLERAVVCAGGTIDLDRLARQLVEGGYVETDADNDTVLKTCADTDGRLVPFYFANPHRPSEEYRSRAAEFRGLEVSPAVHGIGLADPRVEELVGVAAEFGHPVYVVCLSRPGAGVADLVGVARRFPQVNFVLGHSGIGNIDFHALTLIRDELNIVLETSGGYTCVAEAAVSRLGAERVVFGSEYPLQHPAVELAKFQVLRLPPEQWRQIAWDNAHRLLGEEQQ
- a CDS encoding phenylacetate--CoA ligase family protein; this translates as MTDPHASLPRLGQWNGPEELRLLQEKQLQQTVTWAARSPFYRRRLNGTALPTTPSDLAALPLTTKQDLRDNYPFGMLAVPKERLATYHESSGTAGHPTPSYYTQEDWADLAERFARKWIGISGADTFLVRTPYALLLTGHLAHAAGRLHGATVVPGDNRSLAMPYARVVRVMHDLDVSLTWSVPTECLIWAAAAKAAGHRPDTDFPGLRALFVGGEPLTSARRRRISRLWGVPVIEEYGSTETGSLAGECEHGRMHLWADRALFEVYDPRTGTVSADGEGELVVTPLFREAMPLLRYNLEDNVSVSYDDCACGWGLPTVQVLGRAAFGHQVGGATITQHKLEELVFSLPDSYEVLFWRARAEPTVLRIEIEVPEEHRAAAQAELEASVRAVLGVSSEVTGLAPGTLIPHEALTAMPDVVKPRSLFGPDEDWGKALLYY
- a CDS encoding FAD-dependent monooxygenase — its product is MPQMRVAVAGGGIAGLVLAVALRRAGIDCHVYEQAEHLTEVGAGVQVAPNASRLLRRLGLRDRLRSIAVAPQAIEMRRWDDGTLLQRTPLGEPCRRRFGAPYYTVHRADLHSSLLALLPPDRIHLGARCAAVSQDQDAARLHLSDGTVVAADLVVGADGIHSLVREQIVADRPRYSGQTIYRGLVPAERVRHLLDEPCVRLWFGPDQHCVCYPVSAGRQVSFGATVAASDWREESWSARGDVAELAAAYKGWHPDVVRLIGAADTVSRWALHDRDSIDRLSSGRVTVIGDAAHPMLPFQAQGANQAVEDAVVLAVCLAGAGSGGLEGALRRYERIRLPRVTRIQHQSRDNARTFHLDDGDEQHSRDAAARASSGLDHQQWLFGYDAEEAATTSRSPQWN
- a CDS encoding 2,3-dihydro-2,3-dihydroxybenzoate dehydrogenase; translated protein: MELTGIESTVALVTGAAQGIGAAVAGTLAGAGAQVAAVDRNAEALATVVTKLEAEGVSVRGYAVDVCDSRAVDALVRRVEDEQGPIGILVNAAGVLHTGRVVDLPDGQWDEIFSVNAGGVFHMSRAVARRMMGRRRGAMVTVASNAAGVPRVDMAAYAASKAASAQFTRCLGLELADFGIRCNIVSPGSTDTPMLRSMLGDGTDPRQAIEGSPAAYRVGIPLRKVAKPRDVAEAVAYLVSDQAGHVTMHDLYVDGGAALHV
- a CDS encoding isochorismatase family protein encodes the protein MAMTPIAPYRMPGDGDLPSAAVPWRPRPDRAVVLVHDMQRYFLRPFPAGESPRSELVANVAKLLAAARASGVPVLYTAQPGGMNAQDRGLLNDFWGPGMSADESDRGIADEVAPEPGDTVLTKWRYSAFFRSDLEERLRRAGRDQLIVCGVYAHMGCLITACDAYSRDIQPFLVADALADLTLDDHLMALRYAADRCAVPLSVADVLADLEPESAPVEIA
- a CDS encoding SDR family NAD(P)-dependent oxidoreductase, translated to MSDRTQVVVIGGTSGLGRHFAQACAERGNDVVITGRTEDRTKAVAHEIGGRTRGLALDLTDPEQIEAGLADVRRVDRLVLAAVNRDHNTVRDYRPTDATRLLTVKLTGYTAVLHALAPRMPEDAAAVLLGGLASHRPYPGSTTVTTANGGISALVRTLAVELSPIRVNALHPSIVSDTPFWSDKPGAREAAATRALTKRPVTMQDCTEAISFLLENRSINGINLNIDGGDVLI
- a CDS encoding DUF6081 family protein, which translates into the protein MTSAPEKNVWTYDDFTSRELDSARWQIMAINGADGERHQYQDRNARMRIDEGRFEVTVNPFTRFHDTDPRQNNAKQMYQSVRRFPVPAAGDLTFEVEMGVRTYGQIPHDPLDAFGTVNLFDLDTGVVLNAAATNDTLYALVERLVIPGVTLPHEHYIHRVVLDVPTEPGLEHRYAVTYRAETSKVEFRVDGEPAYWARLPVPVTGFHAGMALFSARDLSRYARAEREHGQGATGRWGPWQIMTSVR
- a CDS encoding DUF485 domain-containing protein, yielding MGTMNSPADDDRYAAVHGSAQFKTLRRQSNAFILWASVIFFGWWFLGCALATFAPDFFRQGIGGPMNLGLLFVLLSFAFVVTTSAVYLRYARTRLDPLSERIRADLEGDLR